The Halorubrum sp. BV1 genome contains the following window.
TGCGGGGACCGACCCGTCTGTGCCGGCTGTGTGCCGTCGGGTTCGGCTGCGTGGTGATTCTCCCGTATCGTATTTCAATGCTGGGCACGGTGTGGCGACGGTCTCGATGTCTCCGCAGCGCGCGCAGTTCGTCTGTCGAGCACGTCGCCCGTCAGTAGACGACGAGCGCGAGGTACAGCTGTCCGATCCCCGCAAGCACCATCACCGCGCCCGCGACGCGTTTTAGCAGGCCGGCGTGTGCCATCACTCGGGTGGTGTTGCTCACGAGTCCCACTCCCGTCGCGACCGTGGTCGCGGCCATCAGGACGGCGACGGTGCCGGCGTAGACGCCGACGACGAGCACCGCGGTCTCCGTCGGAAGCGCGATCGCGCGGGCGACGACGCCGAGGAACACCGGTGCGACGCAGCCGGCACCGGCGAGGGCGTACCCCACGCCGAACACGCCGAATCCGAGCACGCCGGCGCGGCGCTTCGGGAGCGGAACGGAGAGCGACGGGGCCCGATCGGCGGCCACGAGCAGCCCGAAGACGACGAGAAGCACACCGACGAGCGTCTCGAAGACGGTGATGTTCGAGAGCGTCGAGTACCCGACGCGGACGGTGGCACCCGCGAGCAGCGCGAACGTCGCGAGCACACCGGTCGCGGCCGCGATCCCGCGGACCCCCGCTCCGAACACTGACGCGTTCTCGGCGTCGACGGAGTTCACGTAGAAGCCGACGTATCCCGGCAACAGCGGGTACGCACACGGGGAAAAGAACGTCGCCACGCCGGCCGCCAGCGCGAACGGAACGTTGGTCGCGATGGAGACGTCCGTCATCGGTCGATCCGTCGGTTCATCCGTCGAGCGCCCTTTCGATCCCTTTGACGAACTCCTCCGTCGTATGCGTCCCGGAAGTCGCCCAGCGCACGCGACCCGTCGCGTCAATGGCGCGGGCGCTCGGGTAGCCGTTGATCGAGAGTCTCGCTGCGAGCTCAGCGCTCGTGTCGGCCGCAACGAGCCAGTCGCCGTCGTGCTCGCGCCACCAGTCGGCGATCGTCTCCTCACTGACTACTTCGCCGACGTTTTCGGTCGTCACCGAAACGAACAGTACTTCGTTGCCGATCCGATCGTGGGCCTCGGCGAGCGCCGGCATCTGCTCGGCGCAAGGTGGACACCACGTTCCGAAGAAGTCAACGAACGTCGGTGTATCGGGCGCGGGGAGCGTTACCTCTCCGTCGCGGCTACCGGGTGCCTCGATAGTGTCGATCGTCACCGGCTCGATCGGCTCTTGTGCATTGTCGTCGGTCTCGCTGCCGTCAGAATCGTTTTCGCCGAGGGTATCGGACTCCCCGCTTGAGGCTCCGCCGCCGAGCGAGTTGGGGACCCCGCCGGTCGCGACTGCACCCGCGCCGCCGAGCACCCCGACGCTCGCGAGTCCGGCCAACAGGTCTCGTCGCCTCACGCGGTGACCACCCGCTCGACGTCGTCGACGAGCGCCTCGATGTCCGTCTGCGGACCCCTCGGGTACGCGCGTTCGACGATCCCCTGCTTGTTCGCGAGGAGGATCAGCCCGTAGTGGGGGAACTGGTACTCCAAGCCCTCGTACTGCGAGTCGATCTTCTCGATCACGAGTCCGAACTTCTCTTTTAGAAGCGTTTGGCCCGCCTCGTAGCTCTCGGGTCGGAGGAAGTGCCAGTTTTCGGCGTCGGCGTCGACGCCCTGCTGGCCGGCGTACTCGCGGAGCACGTCGGGCGTGTCGCGCTCGGGGTCGAACGTGAGCGCGAGAAGCGCGAGTTCGTCTCCGTACCCGCCCTCGGCGGCGGCCGCCTGCGCTCTGCGGAGTCGGAGGATGAGCGCCGGGCAGACGCCGTCGGGACAATTGGTGTAAAAGGAGGTCCACAGCACTGCGCGCTCGCCCTCGTAGTCCGCGACGGTGACGTCCTCGCCGGTGATCGGGTCGGGGACGGTGACGTTCGGCATCTCGTCTCCGTAACTCGGGTGGGAGGCCTCGCTCAGGTCTTGCTCGGGAGGGCCGAGCACCGTTCCCTCGGCTCCGGAGGACCCGAGCGCTCCGAGACAGCCGGCGGTCGCAGCGCTTGCGGCGACGCCGGCCGCACCGGCGACCGATCGAATGTAACTGCGGCGATCCATTGGGTACGTACAGGTTCGTGGACGCTCGTAAATGAACCTCGCGGCTGATCGCACGCGGTGAGCACGACCGATTTCGGCGGTCCACGCCTCTCGGTCGTGTCAAACAACGCGTATCGAACGTGACGATCGGCCGCCACAGTCCGTGGTACCGTGACCCTCGCAAGGGTTATCCCCGAACGGGCAGTACGTTTGTTTGCAATGGCAAACGGTAAGGTTGATTTCTTCAACGACACTGGCGGCTACGGTTTCATCTCGACTGACGACGGCGACCTCGACGACGACGAAGACGTGTTCTTCCACATGGAAGACGTCGGCGGCCCGGACCTCGAAGAGGGCCAGGAAGTGGAGTTCGACATCGAGTCCTCGCCCAAGGGACCCCGAGCGACGAACCTCGTCCGTAACTAACTACCGGATCCCGGCGTCGCTCGACGCGATCGGCGACCGATTCCGATTTCTCACGTACTCTCCACACGACGAGTGACTTCTGTCGGCTCGCGGCCGCGACGACGCATTCTGTTTCGTCCCCGACAGCATGTGATCGTGTTCCGTCCTCGCCAGCATGCGGCCCGCCGCGATCGACCGTTTAAGTACGAGCGCGGTTGAGACTCCGACGTGACCGATCCGATCCCGACCGGCTGCGGCCCGGTCGACGACCTGTTGGACGGCGGGTTCGAGCGCGGCGTCGTCACGCAGGTGTACGGACCGCCCGCTGCGGGGAAGACCAACCTCGCGCTCGCGGCCGCGGTCGAGGTCGCGGCCGGCGGCGACCGCGCGCTCTACGTCGACACCGAGGGGCTCTCGATCGACCGGTTTGAGCAGGTGGCCTCGGGCCGGCTGGACCGTTCGGACACCGACGAGACGGTCGAGGAGATCGCTTCGCGGGTGATCATCACGGAGGCGTACGACTTCGACGACCAGCGCGAGGCGGTCCGCGACGCGGCGGAGCTCGCACCGGAGGTCGACTTGATCGTCGTCGACTCCGCTACCGGCTTCTACCGTCTCGAACGCGCCGACGACGTCGAGACGGGAGACTCGCTCCGAGCGGTGGCGAAACAGGTGACACACCTCCTCTCTCTGGCCCGCAGACACGACTTGGCCGTCGTGATCACGAATCAGGTGTTCAGCGATCCGGACAGCGACCGGGACCGCGCGCTCGGCGGCAACACGCTCAACCACTGGACAGGTGCGATCGTCCGCGTCGACCGCTTCAGAGGGGGGAACCGCCGGGCGACGCTGGAGAAACACCGGTCGAAGCCCGCCGGCGAGTCGGCGGCGTTCCAGATCGTGGCCGACGGCCTCGCCGAGGGGACCGACGCCTGATCGGCGATTCATACAACTCTGTTGTCATTTTTGTGTTTTCGTTCGGACGTGAAATTTAACCTCGCCGCGACCGGCTACTGATCAATGAGCGATCGGAGGGACCGCGCACTGACCGTGGCTGTGGGTCTCGTCGTCGCGTGCGTCCTCGCCGCGGCCGTCACGCCGGCGGCGGTCGCGGCCGGCCTCGAACCGATCGGCGGCACGGATGTCGCCGCCGATGGGAACGGTATCGGGGCGGGAGCGGACGACTCGATCGGCGACGAGACGACCGCACCGTCCGTCTCACACCCGGCCGCCGTCGACGGGGGCTCGCGCACCGACCGGAACGCGATCGGACCTGGACTCCGGTCGGCGAACGGGACGGTGGAGGTCGTCGTGCGGTTCGAGGATACCGCACAGATCGAACGGAGCCGGGCGAACGGAGGGGCCGGCGTCTCGACGGCCGACCTCAAAACGAACGCCGATGGGGCGCAGGCCGAGTTCGACCGGTTCGCGGCTGGTAACGGTGCGATCTCGGTAGACCGGGACTTCTGGCTCGCGAACGCGAAGCTGGTCACGGTCGACACCGACCGCGTGCCGATCGACCGGCTCCTCGACGTTCCCGGCGTCGAGCGCGTCCACGAGAACTTCCGCGTCGAACTCGACACCGCGGCGGCGAGCGCGGGGGATGGCGGGTCCGGACCCACGGCCGGATCGCTCGACTCGCCGACGCCGACCGCCCAGACCGTCTCCACCGCGTCGGTCGACGCGACCTACGGCGTCGAGATGGTTCGCGCGCCCGAGGTGTGGGCGGAGTTCGACACTCGGGGTGGGGGCACGACGGTCGCCGTACTCGACACGGGTGTCGACCCCGACCATCCGGACCTGACGGTGAGCGGGTGGGCGGAGATCGACGAGAACGGGAACGTGATCGAGAACGACGACGGCCCGTATGACCTGAACGGCCACGGGACGCACGTCGCAGGGACGGTCGCCGGTGGCAACGCGAGCGGGACCGCGATCGGCGTCGCTCCCAACGCGTCGGTTCACGCCATCAAGGTGTTTCCTGACGACGATCGATCGACGACGTTCACGCGCATTCTCGGCGGCATGGAACATGCGACGCAAGATTCGGAGGTGGACGTGCTCCAAATGAGTCTCGGAGCCGACGGATACTACTCGGAGTTCATCGATCCGGTCAGGAACGCTCGGAGTACCGGAAAGGTCGTCGTTGCGTCGTCGGGGAACACCGACACCGAACCGTCGAGTACCCCCGGAAACGTATACGACTCTCTCGCTGTCGGAGCCGTCGATTCGAACCGCGACGTCGCCTCCTTTTCTGGCGGCGAACGGATCAATACGAGCGACACATGGGGGAGCGACGCTCCCGCAGAGTGGCCCGACGAGTACGTCGTACCGGACGTGACGGGACCCGGCGTCGGCGTGGACTCGGCCGAACCCGGCGGCACCTACGGAACGAAATCAGGCACTTCGATGGCTGCGCCACACGTCTCCGGCGCCGTCGCTCTGATGATCTCGGCGAGCACGCGAGACGTCGGTGACGACGAGCTGTACGACACCCTCCGGGACACGGCCGACCACCCCTCGGACGCCACGGACCCGGACGCGGACTACGGGACCGGGATCGTCGACGCGTACGCCGCGGTGTCGGCGATCACGGAACCGGATTCGAACTTGACGGTCACGAGCTTCGAGGCACCCGCGGAGACCGCGCCGGGAGCGACGATCGAGGCGACCGCGACAATCAACAACACCGGCCTCGATCCGGGGGCTGGGACCGTCGACTACCGGTTCAACGGCACCGCTGGCGACAATCGAACCGTCTCTCTCGACTCCGGCGAGGAGACAACGGTGTCGTTCGAGTACGTCGTCCCCACCGACACGCCGACGAACGCGACGTACGAGCACGGCGTGTACACCGACGACTCGAACGCGACCGCCGCCGTCGACGTCGTCGACACGGCGTTTTACGAGGTGACGAACGTCTCCGCGCCCGCGATAGTCGAGCGGAACGCGACGCTCGAAGCGACGGCGAACGCGACGAACTGGGGCGTGATCGCCGGCGACAACCGAACCGTCTCGCTCCGACTGACGGACCCCGAAAACGAGAGCGACACGCGAACGCTCGACGACGCAAACGTCTCGCTCAACTCGGGCGACGCCGCGAGCGTGACGCTGAACGGGACCGTCCCGGACGCGTTCGGCACCGGCGTGACGACGCTGTCGATCGCCTCGCCGGACGACGAGACGGCGGCCGGGATCCGCGTCGCCGCGGCCGTCGGCACGGTGAACGGCACGGTCACCGACGAAGCGACGGACGCGACGCTCGCGGACGTCGACGTCGTCGTCCGGAATGGGACCGAGGTCGTCGGCGAGGCGAGCACCGACGCGGGCGGAACGTACGCGGTCAACGTGCCGGCAGCGGAGCTGAACGTCACGGCGAGCAACGCGACGTACGCACCGGCGACCGCGACCGTCAATCTGAGCGGCTCCGGGGACACCGCGACAGCGAACCTTTCTCTCTCGCTCCGGAACGGCACGCTCGCGGGCGTCGTCGGTGCGACCGACGGGCTGTCGGGGCCGACGGACGCGATCGTAACGGTCCAAAATGAGACGAACGCGACTGTGTCGACGGCGACGGCGACCGACGACGGGGCGTACGAGACGACCCTCAGACCAGGGACGTATAGCCTCTCTGCGAACGCGACGGACTTCGCCTCGGCGAACGAGACGGACGTGGTGATCGAGCCGAACCGTACGACCTCCCAGCCGATCGAACTCGATCCGCTGCCCGCCACGCTCTCCGGCACGGTAACCGCGGCGGATGGGGGCGAGCCGATCGCGGGCGCGACGGTGACTGCCGGGACGGCGTCCAACACGACCGATTCCGGTGGGTCGTACTCGCTTGAAACGGATCGCGGCGAGTACCGCGTGACCGCGTCGGCCGACGGGTACGCGGACGAGCGGCGAACGATCTCGTTGCCGGCGAACCGCTCTGTGAGCGCGAACTTCGCGCTCTCGCTCCCGCCGGAGTTTGCCATTACCGAGTTCACCGGGCCGAGTGAGATCGAACGGGGCTCCAGCGGCGACTTCGCGGTCACGATCGAGAACGCCGGCGGATCGCGCGGGGACGTGACCGTCTCGCTCGCTGTCTCTCCGAGCGGAAGCTCACAGTCACGCACGTTCTCCGGCGTGCCAGCGGGCGAGAACCGGACGACGACGTTCTCGATCTCGGTTGCGGACGACGCCTCGACCGGCCAGTACGACGCGACCGCGTCGACGCCCCACGACACGCGGACCCGTTCGTTCTCGGTCGTGAGCGGAGACGACGAGACGACGGCCGGTGGCGGCGGTGGCGGCGGTGGAGGCGGAGGCGGAGGCGGCGGAATCGCTCCCCCCACCACCGAAGAACCGGACGAGCCGGAGAACACCACCGCGAACGGGACGGCGGCCCCGGACGACCCCGGTCGAGACGCGTCCGAGAACACGCCGGCAGACGCCACCGACGGAGCGGACGGGACGGACGACTCGGCCGGGGGCGCAAGCGACAGCGACGGCGGAGCCGAAACCGAGAGCGGATCTGGTGACGTGGACGGTGGGGGCGGGTCGGGTGGCGGAACGCCGACGACCGACGGGAGTGTCCCCGGGTTCGGTGGCGCGGTCGGCGTTACCGCACTGCTCGCGGCTGCGGTGCTCGCGAGGCGGGACGCGTGATCGGTGCGAGCGCCGACAGACGTCGTCTCAAGCGCGACAAAACGGAGGGGTCCCGGCTACAACTCGCCGAGTTTGCGGAGGAGCTGCCCGCGGTACTCTTCGTCCGCGTTCACGCCTTTGATCTCTAAGACGTTCCGCTCCAGTTTGTCGAGCGCGACGTGGAACGCGTGTTCCGCGCCGTATCCCTCACCGGAGCCGCCGACCTGGCCCTCGTTCGTCCGAAGCCGGATCTGACACTGGATGAGCGGCGTGCCACGGAGCTTCTCCTTGTGCGCGTGAAAGCGGACGTGCGCGTGGATGACCTGCATCGCGGCGTACTTGTCTGCGACCTGCTCGATGGACTCGACGATGTGTTCTCGGTTGGTCGTATCGAGCAACTCGACGTTGGTGATCTGCACGTCCATCGAGTCCTGCTCGGTGAACGTGAGCGCGCGCAGCACGTCGGTTTTGGTCACCATTCCGGCGACGGTGTCGGCGTCGTCCGGCGTGACGACCAGCCCGGAGATGTCGTTGTCGAACATCCGCTCGACGACAGCCTGTGCGGTCTCGTCAGCGGTCGCCGTGACGACTGGGCTCGACATGATGTCGTAGACGGGGATGTCGAGCATCCGGTCGATGTCGCCGGCGCGGTCGCCGCTGCCCTGTCGCTCCTGATCGCGGACGACGAACTCGACGATGTCGTTCGTGGTGACGACGCCCGCGAGCCGTCCGTCCTCGTCGAGCGTCGGCAGCCGCGAGATCCCGTTCTCGCGGAGGCGGTTGATCGCGCTCCCGACGCTGTCTTTCTCGCTGATCCCGATCACGTCCTCGGTCGCGATCTGGGCGACGGTGATCGCATCGAGGCTGTCGATGACCGCCTCCAGGATCTGGTCGACCGTGATGATCCCGTACAGCTTCTCGCCCTCGTACACGGGTGCGATCTTCACGTCTCCCTCGACGAGGAGTCGCGCCGTCTCGCGGACGTCCTCGTGTCGATCGACAGACGGGGCTGGCTTCATCACGGCCGACACCTTCGTGTCGTCTTCCATCCGCGAGCGCATGAGCTGTTTCTCGCCGACGACGCCCGCGTACTCGCCGTCTTCTACGACGACGATCCCTTTCGGATTCTCCCGCTCAAAGATAGAACGGACCTTTGCGAGCCGCTCATCGACCTCCACTTCGACGTATTCCGGCGCTGCAATATCAACGATATCCATGGTCCAGTTCGAAAGTTCGACCGGCCGGGTATTGAAAGTGCGGGAGTCGTCGCGTCGAGTGAGATACTCCCTCACGGGGCGATATTTCACCTCAGGCGGCCTCGAGCTGCGCGTACTCTCAATAGTGAAAGGTTTTTGCCCGTTACCGACGGACACGAGCGTGTGTACGACGCCGTCGTCCTCGACAAGGACGGAGTGCTCGTCGGACGAACCTCGTTCGACACGCTCCGGGAGGCCGCGTGGGACGCGTTCGTAAGCGCCGGCGTCGAAGACCCGGATCTGGCTCACGTCGACGACGTCGCCGTTGGCGTCGACCCCGGGACGCTATCGACGATCTGTGAGCGGTACGGCCTCGATCCGACCGAATTCTGGCGTATCCGCGACGAGGTCGCGGCGGCGGCACAGATCGCCGCCGCGCGCAGCGGACAGAAGACCCCATACGAGGACGTCGACGCGCTTCGCTACCTCGACGCCTCGCTCGGCGTCGTCTCCTCGAACCAGCAGGAGACGGTTGACGCCGTTCTCGACCACTTCGGACTGTCCGGCCGGTTCGAGGTCGCCTACGGTCGGGAACCGTCGATAGCGAGCCTCTCACGAAAGAAGCCGTCGCCGTACTATCTCGAACGTGCGCTCGACGCGCTCGACGCCGAGACGGCGATATTCGTCGGCGACAACGAGTCCGACATCCGCGCGGCCGACAACGCCGGCATCGACTCCGCGTTCATCCGTCGACCTCACCGGCGATCGACGGAACTCACCTGTCACCCGACCTACGAGATCGACGACCTCCACGACCTCGTGAGCATCTGCGGACGGGCACCCGTGGATAACAGCCGCGAGGCGTAGGGTCGACCGTATCGGCATTGCTCGTCCACCGAGCCGCCTCGCGACACCGAATCG
Protein-coding sequences here:
- a CDS encoding cytochrome c biogenesis protein CcdA; protein product: MTDVSIATNVPFALAAGVATFFSPCAYPLLPGYVGFYVNSVDAENASVFGAGVRGIAAATGVLATFALLAGATVRVGYSTLSNITVFETLVGVLLVVFGLLVAADRAPSLSVPLPKRRAGVLGFGVFGVGYALAGAGCVAPVFLGVVARAIALPTETAVLVVGVYAGTVAVLMAATTVATGVGLVSNTTRVMAHAGLLKRVAGAVMVLAGIGQLYLALVVY
- the radB gene encoding DNA repair and recombination protein RadB, which codes for MTDPIPTGCGPVDDLLDGGFERGVVTQVYGPPAAGKTNLALAAAVEVAAGGDRALYVDTEGLSIDRFEQVASGRLDRSDTDETVEEIASRVIITEAYDFDDQREAVRDAAELAPEVDLIVVDSATGFYRLERADDVETGDSLRAVAKQVTHLLSLARRHDLAVVITNQVFSDPDSDRDRALGGNTLNHWTGAIVRVDRFRGGNRRATLEKHRSKPAGESAAFQIVADGLAEGTDA
- a CDS encoding HAD family hydrolase, whose amino-acid sequence is MYDAVVLDKDGVLVGRTSFDTLREAAWDAFVSAGVEDPDLAHVDDVAVGVDPGTLSTICERYGLDPTEFWRIRDEVAAAAQIAAARSGQKTPYEDVDALRYLDASLGVVSSNQQETVDAVLDHFGLSGRFEVAYGREPSIASLSRKKPSPYYLERALDALDAETAIFVGDNESDIRAADNAGIDSAFIRRPHRRSTELTCHPTYEIDDLHDLVSICGRAPVDNSREA
- a CDS encoding CBS domain-containing protein, whose amino-acid sequence is MDIVDIAAPEYVEVEVDERLAKVRSIFERENPKGIVVVEDGEYAGVVGEKQLMRSRMEDDTKVSAVMKPAPSVDRHEDVRETARLLVEGDVKIAPVYEGEKLYGIITVDQILEAVIDSLDAITVAQIATEDVIGISEKDSVGSAINRLRENGISRLPTLDEDGRLAGVVTTNDIVEFVVRDQERQGSGDRAGDIDRMLDIPVYDIMSSPVVTATADETAQAVVERMFDNDISGLVVTPDDADTVAGMVTKTDVLRALTFTEQDSMDVQITNVELLDTTNREHIVESIEQVADKYAAMQVIHAHVRFHAHKEKLRGTPLIQCQIRLRTNEGQVGGSGEGYGAEHAFHVALDKLERNVLEIKGVNADEEYRGQLLRKLGEL
- a CDS encoding SCO family protein; its protein translation is MDRRSYIRSVAGAAGVAASAATAGCLGALGSSGAEGTVLGPPEQDLSEASHPSYGDEMPNVTVPDPITGEDVTVADYEGERAVLWTSFYTNCPDGVCPALILRLRRAQAAAAEGGYGDELALLALTFDPERDTPDVLREYAGQQGVDADAENWHFLRPESYEAGQTLLKEKFGLVIEKIDSQYEGLEYQFPHYGLILLANKQGIVERAYPRGPQTDIEALVDDVERVVTA
- a CDS encoding TlpA disulfide reductase family protein produces the protein MRRRDLLAGLASVGVLGGAGAVATGGVPNSLGGGASSGESDTLGENDSDGSETDDNAQEPIEPVTIDTIEAPGSRDGEVTLPAPDTPTFVDFFGTWCPPCAEQMPALAEAHDRIGNEVLFVSVTTENVGEVVSEETIADWWREHDGDWLVAADTSAELAARLSINGYPSARAIDATGRVRWATSGTHTTEEFVKGIERALDG
- a CDS encoding S8 family serine peptidase gives rise to the protein MSDRRDRALTVAVGLVVACVLAAAVTPAAVAAGLEPIGGTDVAADGNGIGAGADDSIGDETTAPSVSHPAAVDGGSRTDRNAIGPGLRSANGTVEVVVRFEDTAQIERSRANGGAGVSTADLKTNADGAQAEFDRFAAGNGAISVDRDFWLANAKLVTVDTDRVPIDRLLDVPGVERVHENFRVELDTAAASAGDGGSGPTAGSLDSPTPTAQTVSTASVDATYGVEMVRAPEVWAEFDTRGGGTTVAVLDTGVDPDHPDLTVSGWAEIDENGNVIENDDGPYDLNGHGTHVAGTVAGGNASGTAIGVAPNASVHAIKVFPDDDRSTTFTRILGGMEHATQDSEVDVLQMSLGADGYYSEFIDPVRNARSTGKVVVASSGNTDTEPSSTPGNVYDSLAVGAVDSNRDVASFSGGERINTSDTWGSDAPAEWPDEYVVPDVTGPGVGVDSAEPGGTYGTKSGTSMAAPHVSGAVALMISASTRDVGDDELYDTLRDTADHPSDATDPDADYGTGIVDAYAAVSAITEPDSNLTVTSFEAPAETAPGATIEATATINNTGLDPGAGTVDYRFNGTAGDNRTVSLDSGEETTVSFEYVVPTDTPTNATYEHGVYTDDSNATAAVDVVDTAFYEVTNVSAPAIVERNATLEATANATNWGVIAGDNRTVSLRLTDPENESDTRTLDDANVSLNSGDAASVTLNGTVPDAFGTGVTTLSIASPDDETAAGIRVAAAVGTVNGTVTDEATDATLADVDVVVRNGTEVVGEASTDAGGTYAVNVPAAELNVTASNATYAPATATVNLSGSGDTATANLSLSLRNGTLAGVVGATDGLSGPTDAIVTVQNETNATVSTATATDDGAYETTLRPGTYSLSANATDFASANETDVVIEPNRTTSQPIELDPLPATLSGTVTAADGGEPIAGATVTAGTASNTTDSGGSYSLETDRGEYRVTASADGYADERRTISLPANRSVSANFALSLPPEFAITEFTGPSEIERGSSGDFAVTIENAGGSRGDVTVSLAVSPSGSSQSRTFSGVPAGENRTTTFSISVADDASTGQYDATASTPHDTRTRSFSVVSGDDETTAGGGGGGGGGGGGGGGIAPPTTEEPDEPENTTANGTAAPDDPGRDASENTPADATDGADGTDDSAGGASDSDGGAETESGSGDVDGGGGSGGGTPTTDGSVPGFGGAVGVTALLAAAVLARRDA
- a CDS encoding cold-shock protein, coding for MANGKVDFFNDTGGYGFISTDDGDLDDDEDVFFHMEDVGGPDLEEGQEVEFDIESSPKGPRATNLVRN